In the genome of Pseudomonas sp. P5_109, one region contains:
- the psrA gene encoding iron-containing alcohol dehydrogenase PsrA → MIARFHNPVDTRFGWDSLRELASITENQTVALVIFPEARGLGLVDRIQDLLGDRLVYIVEDVQPNPDVAQLRSTYERFWREAGDCHAVLAVGGGSAIDTAKALIVGTESGSFDELLTLLAAGKPFVPARCKQLIAAPTTAGTGSEVTPWATIWDTENQKKYSLHLDCTWPKVAIIDPKLMLTVPAGVTVSTGLDALSHALESIWNINANPISDTFAISAIEDILECLPLLRRDLTSKELRSRMALAALKAGMAFSNTKTALAHSISYEMTLRHGLPHGIACSFTLPLVLGLAWGHDEARDRILQRVFGNDLAEAQAQLRDFLHSLDVKTEFADYGITAKEAEEMINFAMQGARGKNFIGAKAA, encoded by the coding sequence TGTGATCTTTCCCGAAGCACGAGGACTGGGATTAGTGGATCGTATTCAGGATCTGTTGGGCGACCGGCTGGTGTACATCGTTGAAGATGTTCAACCCAATCCTGATGTTGCTCAATTGCGTAGCACCTATGAGCGGTTCTGGCGGGAAGCGGGTGATTGCCACGCAGTCCTCGCCGTGGGTGGCGGTAGCGCGATCGACACCGCCAAAGCGCTCATCGTCGGCACCGAATCAGGCAGCTTTGATGAGTTGCTCACTTTGTTGGCTGCGGGCAAACCCTTTGTTCCTGCGCGTTGCAAACAACTGATTGCTGCGCCCACCACGGCGGGGACAGGGAGCGAAGTCACTCCGTGGGCTACTATCTGGGATACAGAGAATCAAAAGAAATATTCCCTGCACCTGGACTGTACCTGGCCCAAGGTCGCCATTATCGACCCGAAGTTGATGTTGACAGTACCTGCCGGTGTCACCGTTTCTACCGGCCTGGACGCCCTGTCGCATGCGCTGGAGTCGATCTGGAACATCAATGCCAACCCGATTTCGGACACCTTTGCCATTTCTGCCATTGAAGACATCCTCGAGTGCCTGCCGTTGTTACGCCGTGACCTGACCAGCAAGGAGCTGCGTTCACGAATGGCACTGGCCGCACTTAAAGCCGGGATGGCCTTTTCCAACACCAAAACTGCGTTGGCCCACTCCATTTCTTACGAGATGACTCTGCGTCACGGGCTACCTCATGGTATCGCCTGCTCCTTCACCTTGCCGTTGGTCTTGGGCCTGGCTTGGGGACATGACGAAGCGCGCGACCGGATCCTGCAACGGGTATTCGGCAATGACCTCGCCGAAGCGCAGGCACAACTACGCGATTTCCTGCACAGCCTTGATGTGAAAACCGAGTTTGCCGACTACGGCATCACGGCAAAGGAAGCCGAGGAGATGATTAATTTCGCCATGCAAGGCGCGCGAGGCAAGAACTTCATCGGCGCGAAAGCGGCCTAG
- a CDS encoding MFS transporter yields MNRAQTMPGLAISTSSFRVAQWRMLLAAMFCYLFFYTGRQTFGFAIPGIQAEFGFTKEHLGWASAAMLWAYAIGQAINGNLADKFGGRRIMTAGAVLSCAANWMTSFAHGFTALILPWGINGYFQALGWAPGSRLISNWWSAGERGKVYGFYVFAAGCASVLSYVTSIVVLEVLQLEWRWIFRLPVLLMLAGGIIFYLVARERPQDLGFEPLADTGVANADDKNHEVAHGEVETSAQRYKAVLKNARLIIAAVSLGFQNAARYGLIVWVPVHFLGANWKSGDSLVDPKWITVALPVGMAIGALSNGWVSDKLFGSKRYLAIMLYMFLGAATSLWMWSLPPHSALGLVALFLCGFFVYGPASSFWALCPDLVGAKRAGTATGVMNFASYLFAGLAEPLIGGMLDATGNTSLIFIVVTAACLCSASVALFIRR; encoded by the coding sequence ATGAATCGTGCCCAAACCATGCCAGGTCTCGCAATATCCACTTCATCGTTCCGAGTCGCACAGTGGCGCATGCTACTGGCGGCCATGTTCTGCTATCTGTTTTTCTACACCGGTCGGCAAACCTTTGGTTTTGCCATCCCGGGTATTCAGGCCGAGTTCGGCTTTACCAAGGAACATCTGGGCTGGGCCTCGGCGGCCATGCTCTGGGCCTACGCCATTGGCCAAGCCATCAATGGCAATCTCGCCGATAAGTTCGGTGGCCGGCGCATCATGACTGCCGGCGCGGTGTTGTCCTGTGCGGCTAACTGGATGACCAGCTTCGCCCATGGTTTTACCGCTCTGATCCTGCCCTGGGGGATCAACGGTTATTTCCAAGCCTTGGGTTGGGCGCCGGGTAGTCGACTCATTTCCAATTGGTGGAGTGCGGGCGAGCGCGGCAAGGTGTATGGGTTTTATGTGTTCGCTGCAGGTTGTGCCTCGGTCCTTTCTTATGTCACCTCGATCGTCGTGCTCGAGGTGCTGCAACTGGAATGGCGTTGGATCTTCCGTTTGCCAGTGCTGCTGATGCTGGCGGGCGGCATCATCTTCTACCTGGTAGCCCGTGAACGTCCGCAGGATTTGGGCTTTGAGCCTCTCGCCGACACCGGGGTGGCCAACGCCGATGACAAGAACCACGAAGTGGCACACGGTGAAGTTGAAACCTCGGCGCAACGCTATAAAGCGGTGCTGAAGAATGCCCGCTTGATCATCGCCGCCGTGTCGCTGGGATTCCAGAACGCGGCCCGCTATGGCCTGATCGTCTGGGTACCGGTGCACTTTCTGGGCGCCAACTGGAAAAGCGGCGACAGCCTGGTCGATCCAAAGTGGATTACCGTAGCGCTGCCGGTTGGCATGGCCATCGGTGCCCTCAGCAATGGCTGGGTGTCGGACAAACTGTTCGGTTCCAAACGCTACCTGGCAATCATGCTTTACATGTTCCTCGGCGCGGCAACCAGCCTGTGGATGTGGAGCCTGCCGCCGCATAGCGCCCTCGGTCTGGTGGCGTTGTTCCTCTGCGGTTTCTTCGTCTACGGTCCGGCGTCGAGCTTTTGGGCCTTGTGCCCGGACCTGGTCGGTGCCAAACGAGCAGGTACGGCCACCGGCGTGATGAACTTCGCGTCCTATCTGTTTGCAGGTCTGGCCGAGCCCCTGATCGGGGGCATGCTCGATGCTACCGGGAACACCTCTCTGATCTTCATCGTGGTCACTGCCGCCTGCCTGTGCAGTGCCTCGGTGGCACTGTTCATACGACGTTGA
- a CDS encoding LysR substrate-binding domain-containing protein encodes MYQYHKWLRSFHAVAKTGSFTLAAEFLSVGQSTVSEQVTALEKKYSVELFHRRGRFIEMSWAGHQLYAITQGLFGQEDEAVQLLQSFKQHKTGMLRLGAVSPPIAMNLTYELMQRHPDIELETSFSPEKETLDRLFNFDIDVAILALSEFDQRFHTQLYRRYPIIAVVRDDHPWASQKEVHVEQISAERLVLREKSSRTRQLVEESCKSLGVELNCVMQLNSREAIVHAIAKGIGIGFVSAVEYAETPGTKPITFVDHPFFIDYHLCCLGIRKNRPMLAELFDSSPTPIT; translated from the coding sequence ATGTACCAGTATCACAAATGGCTACGTTCCTTTCACGCGGTAGCGAAGACCGGCAGCTTCACGCTCGCTGCCGAGTTCCTGAGCGTTGGTCAGTCAACGGTCAGCGAGCAGGTTACTGCGCTGGAAAAAAAGTACTCCGTGGAACTATTCCACCGTCGTGGCCGCTTTATCGAAATGAGCTGGGCCGGACACCAGCTCTATGCGATCACCCAAGGTCTATTCGGTCAAGAGGATGAAGCTGTGCAACTTCTTCAAAGTTTCAAACAGCACAAAACCGGAATGCTGCGACTGGGGGCTGTATCTCCGCCCATTGCGATGAACCTGACTTACGAATTGATGCAGAGGCATCCGGACATAGAACTGGAAACTTCGTTCTCTCCTGAGAAAGAGACGCTGGATCGCCTCTTCAACTTTGATATCGATGTGGCGATTCTTGCTCTCTCAGAATTCGATCAGCGTTTTCACACTCAGCTTTACCGGCGCTATCCGATTATTGCTGTTGTCCGCGATGATCATCCTTGGGCCAGTCAGAAAGAGGTGCACGTCGAGCAGATCAGCGCAGAGAGGTTGGTTCTTCGTGAAAAAAGCTCGCGGACTCGTCAACTGGTGGAGGAAAGCTGCAAGAGCCTGGGCGTTGAGCTGAACTGCGTCATGCAATTGAATAGCCGTGAGGCGATCGTCCACGCCATCGCCAAGGGCATCGGAATCGGCTTTGTTTCTGCCGTCGAGTACGCCGAAACCCCAGGCACAAAACCGATCACTTTTGTTGATCACCCATTTTTTATTGATTACCACCTGTGCTGCCTCGGTATTCGCAAAAATCGGCCGATGCTCGCAGAGTTGTTCGACTCGAGCCCTACGCCGATAACCTGA
- the phnX gene encoding phosphonoacetaldehyde hydrolase: MHYKQPSQLQAVVLDWAGTVVDFGSFAPTQIFVEAFAEFGVAVSLEEARGPMGMGKWDHIRTLCNEPQIAARYQAAFGRLPTDEDVTALYERFMPLQIEKIALHSALIPGALDTINGLRDKGLKIGSCSGYPAVVMEKVVELARKNGYVTDHVVATDEVPNGRPYPAQALANVIALGISDVAACVKVDDTWPGILEGRSAGMWTVALTCSGNALGLTYEEFKDLSLEELAEERTRIIKMFEGSRPHYLIDTIVDLPTVIEDINARLARGETPQGS, encoded by the coding sequence ATGCACTACAAACAACCTTCCCAACTGCAAGCCGTGGTTTTGGACTGGGCAGGCACCGTCGTTGACTTCGGCTCTTTCGCACCGACCCAAATCTTCGTCGAAGCCTTCGCCGAGTTTGGCGTTGCGGTCTCTCTGGAAGAAGCCCGCGGGCCGATGGGCATGGGCAAGTGGGATCACATTCGCACGCTGTGCAACGAGCCACAGATTGCCGCACGTTACCAGGCCGCCTTCGGCCGCCTGCCAACCGACGAGGATGTCACCGCTCTTTACGAGCGCTTCATGCCGTTGCAGATCGAAAAGATCGCCCTGCACTCTGCGTTGATTCCCGGTGCTCTCGATACTATCAATGGCTTACGCGACAAGGGTCTGAAAATCGGCTCCTGCTCGGGTTATCCGGCCGTGGTCATGGAAAAAGTCGTAGAGCTGGCCCGTAAGAACGGCTACGTCACCGATCACGTCGTGGCCACTGACGAAGTGCCTAACGGCCGTCCGTACCCAGCCCAGGCCTTGGCGAACGTGATTGCCCTGGGGATCAGCGACGTGGCTGCCTGTGTGAAAGTCGATGACACTTGGCCGGGCATCCTCGAAGGCCGCAGCGCGGGCATGTGGACGGTCGCACTGACCTGTTCCGGCAACGCACTGGGTCTGACCTATGAGGAATTCAAAGACTTGTCCCTGGAGGAGTTGGCCGAAGAACGCACACGCATCATCAAGATGTTCGAAGGCTCTCGCCCGCACTACCTGATCGACACCATCGTCGATTTGCCGACTGTCATTGAAGACATCAATGCGCGCCTGGCACGCGGAGAAACCCCACAGGGTTCCTGA
- a CDS encoding aldehyde dehydrogenase family protein has translation MNYAHPGTPGAIVSFKSRYGNYIGGEFVAPVNGQYFTTTSPVNGQPIAEFPRSSAEDIEKALDAAHAAADAWGKTSVQDRALALLKIADRIEQNLELLAVTETWDNGKAVRETLNADIPLAVDHFRYYAGCIRAQEGSSAEINEHTAAYHFHEPLGVVGQIIPWNFPILMAAWKLAPALAAGNCVVLKPAEQTPLGITVLVELIGDLLPPGVLNIVQGFGREAGEALATSKRIAKIAFTGSTPVGSHIMKCAAENIIPSTVELGGKSPNIFFEDIMKAEPSFIEKAAEGLVLAFFNQGEVCTCPSRALVQESIYDEFMQVVMKKVLQIKRGDPLDTDTMVGAQASEQQFDKILSYLEIAKGEGAELLTGGKIEKLEGSLATGYYIQPTLLKGTNKMRVFQEEIFGPVVSITTFKDEAEALAIANDTEFGLGAGLWTRDINRAYRMGRAIKAGRVWTNCYHLYPAHAAFGGYKKSGVGRETHKMMLDHYQQTKNLLVSYDINPLGFF, from the coding sequence ATGAACTACGCCCACCCAGGCACTCCCGGTGCCATCGTTTCCTTCAAGTCCCGTTATGGCAACTACATCGGCGGTGAGTTCGTTGCGCCGGTCAATGGTCAGTACTTCACCACCACCTCGCCTGTGAATGGCCAACCGATTGCCGAATTCCCCCGCTCTAGCGCCGAAGACATCGAAAAGGCGCTGGACGCTGCCCATGCAGCCGCTGATGCCTGGGGCAAGACCTCGGTGCAGGACCGCGCCTTGGCGCTGCTGAAAATTGCCGACCGCATCGAACAGAACCTCGAACTGCTGGCCGTCACCGAAACCTGGGACAACGGCAAAGCCGTGCGTGAAACGCTGAATGCCGACATCCCGCTGGCCGTGGACCATTTCCGCTACTACGCCGGTTGCATCCGTGCCCAGGAAGGCAGCTCAGCGGAAATCAACGAACACACCGCCGCCTATCACTTCCACGAACCACTGGGCGTAGTCGGGCAGATCATCCCGTGGAACTTCCCGATCCTGATGGCCGCCTGGAAACTCGCCCCGGCCCTGGCCGCCGGTAACTGCGTGGTGCTCAAGCCTGCCGAGCAAACCCCGCTGGGCATCACCGTGCTGGTCGAACTGATCGGCGACCTGCTGCCACCCGGCGTGCTGAACATCGTCCAGGGTTTCGGTCGCGAAGCCGGCGAAGCCCTGGCCACCAGCAAGCGCATCGCCAAGATTGCCTTCACCGGCTCGACCCCGGTCGGCTCGCACATCATGAAATGCGCCGCCGAAAACATCATCCCGTCCACCGTGGAGCTGGGTGGCAAATCGCCGAACATCTTCTTCGAAGACATCATGAAGGCCGAACCGTCCTTCATCGAAAAAGCCGCTGAAGGCCTGGTGCTGGCGTTCTTCAACCAGGGCGAAGTCTGCACCTGCCCATCTCGCGCGCTGGTGCAGGAGTCGATCTACGACGAATTCATGCAAGTGGTGATGAAGAAGGTCCTGCAAATCAAACGTGGCGACCCGCTGGACACCGACACCATGGTCGGCGCCCAGGCGTCCGAGCAGCAATTCGACAAGATTCTTTCGTACCTGGAAATCGCCAAGGGCGAAGGCGCCGAGCTGCTGACCGGCGGCAAGATAGAAAAACTCGAGGGCAGCCTGGCGACCGGGTATTACATCCAGCCAACCCTGCTCAAGGGCACCAACAAGATGCGCGTGTTCCAGGAAGAAATCTTCGGCCCGGTGGTGAGCATCACCACCTTCAAGGACGAAGCCGAAGCCCTGGCCATCGCCAACGACACCGAGTTCGGCCTCGGAGCCGGCCTCTGGACCCGCGACATCAACCGCGCCTACCGCATGGGCCGCGCCATCAAGGCCGGTCGTGTGTGGACCAACTGCTACCACCTGTACCCGGCGCACGCCGCGTTCGGCGGGTACAAGAAGTCCGGCGTCGGCCGTGAAACCCACAAGATGATGCTCGACCACTATCAGCAGACCAAAAACCTGCTGGTGAGCTACGACATCAATCCGCTGGGCTTCTTCTAA
- a CDS encoding methyl-accepting chemotaxis protein yields MKNSSHQVRESTTATSFEADQAANRVQIQLQELDQLATAMTEMASTAEDVARNAQVAAEAAIVATGQATDGVALVSRSTGAIKRLADEMDDTGHAINELSTLSQSIESIVAVITSIADQTNLLALNAAIEAARAGESGRGFAVVADEVRSLASRTQQSTQEIRLMIEQLQTGVKHAQVRMQQSRDTASKTAGDADAANATLERIREAIYRINDMNLQIAAAAEEQSATTEEINRNTSNIRDISLEVSGSADKQVRQCSAMVDHVGQQDKLLSRFRV; encoded by the coding sequence GTGAAAAACAGCTCGCACCAGGTTCGCGAGAGCACCACCGCGACGTCATTTGAAGCGGATCAGGCAGCCAACCGCGTACAGATTCAATTACAGGAACTGGATCAACTGGCCACGGCCATGACCGAGATGGCCTCGACCGCCGAGGACGTCGCACGCAACGCTCAAGTCGCGGCTGAAGCAGCGATCGTTGCCACCGGGCAAGCAACGGACGGAGTCGCCCTGGTCTCCAGGTCAACGGGGGCCATCAAGCGTCTGGCTGACGAGATGGACGACACCGGTCATGCGATCAATGAATTGTCCACGCTCAGTCAAAGCATCGAATCGATCGTGGCGGTCATCACCAGCATCGCCGACCAGACCAATCTTCTCGCGCTCAATGCGGCCATCGAGGCGGCGCGCGCTGGTGAATCGGGGCGCGGGTTTGCTGTGGTGGCTGATGAGGTGCGCTCGCTGGCCTCGCGGACCCAGCAATCCACTCAGGAAATACGCCTGATGATTGAGCAACTGCAGACGGGGGTCAAACACGCTCAAGTGCGAATGCAGCAAAGCCGCGACACTGCCAGCAAGACGGCAGGCGATGCCGATGCGGCCAATGCAACGCTCGAACGCATACGTGAAGCCATTTACCGCATCAATGACATGAACCTGCAGATTGCCGCCGCCGCTGAAGAACAGAGCGCCACGACCGAGGAAATCAATCGCAATACGAGCAATATCCGCGATATCAGTCTTGAAGTATCCGGCAGTGCGGACAAGCAGGTTCGTCAATGCTCGGCGATGGTGGACCATGTCGGCCAGCAGGACAAACTTCTCAGTCGCTTCAGGGTTTGA